In Vanessa atalanta chromosome W, ilVanAtal1.2, whole genome shotgun sequence, a genomic segment contains:
- the LOC125075548 gene encoding uncharacterized protein LOC125075548, producing MRCDELPTWIQLRDYLEYRFRSLEMIDTNAKRDVQQAKPALKSKLFHASIEKDREKENKSKAKQECPMCHENHFINQCNRFSLMKPKERQEFVQTAKLCFNCLAPTHAVVKCRQPFRCKKCGRRHHTMLHFERGNQETTSSQEQTKVVSSIEPQHERASTSRGDTNVTATFSRGELQPNSVLLATAKVKVFHSNGFKYIIRALIDQGSQASFVSESTVQLLGLVRKPVSGWVSGLGDGRMRIKYTVLLRLESRHNPNSYIQVNAYVLHSLTSLLPSTNLSTPKWVEMDNLPLADPTYAVPGKIDILLGAEVYNEILLDGVIKHPDCNVIAQNTLCGWILSEKMSKGPRALGKDNFISMHLQIKEDELLKKFWEMEDEPNLINKEMTDSEKVCEDLFNSTTVRDNEGRFIVRLPFATENPKCQYGNTEERAIKRLEYLERKLSKDLKLREEYNKVMSEYLSMNHMRLVSESELQNPKAVYLPHHGVVRED from the coding sequence ATGAGATGTGATGAATTGCCCACTTGGATACAATTGAGAGATTATTTAGAATACAGATTCCGCTCCTTAGAGATGATAGATACGAACGCAAAACGTGACGTGCAACAAGCTAAACCTGCccttaaatcaaaattatttcatgCATCAATAGAGAAGGATAGGGAAAAAGAGAACAAATCTAAGGCTAAACAAGAGTGCCCGATGTGCCACGAAAATCATTTTATCAACCAGTGCAATCGTTTTAGTCTTATGAAACCTAAGGAAAGACAGGAGTTCGTACAAACAGCTAAACTATGTTTTAATTGTCTGGCACCGACTCATGCGGTCGTTAAGTGTCGTCAACCATTCAGATGTAAAAAATGTGGAAGAAGACATCACACGATGTTACACTTTGAAAGAGGTAACCAGGAGACAACCAGTAGCCAAGAGCAAACAAAGGTAGTGTCATCGATCGAACCACAACATGAGAGAGCGAGTACATCACGAGGTGATACAAACGTAACTGCTACATTTTCCAGAGGGGAGCTACAACCCAACAGCGTGCTGCTTGCGACGGCTAAGGTTAAGGTATTCCATTCTAAcggttttaagtatattattcgTGCTTTAATTGACCAAGGGTCTCAGGCATCTTTTGTATCTGAGTCTACTGTGCAATTATTAGGTCTTGTACGTAAACCAGTGAGTGGCTGGGTGTCAGGGCTAGGAGATGGTCGTATGAGAATTAAATACACGGTTTTACTTCGCCTGGAATCACGTCATAATCCTAATAGTTATATTCAAGTTAACGCTTATGTGTTGCATTCTTTAACATCACTTTTACCTTCAACTAATTTGAGCACACCCAAATGGGTGGAAATGGACAACCTACCTTTAGCAGATCCTACATACGCTGTGCCAggtaaaattgatatattattaggtGCTGAGgtttataatgaaatactaCTTGATGGTGTTATTAAGCATCCTGATTGTAATGTAATAGCCCAAAATACATTGTGTGGATGGATTTTGTCTGAAAAAATGTCAAAAGGACCTCGAGCCTTAGGAAAGGATAATTTTATTAGCAtgcatttacaaataaaagagGATGAATTACTTAAGAAGTTTTGGGAGATGGAAGATGagcctaatttaataaataaagagatgACTGATAGCGAGAAAGTATGTGAGGATTTGTTTAATTCAACTACAGTAAGAGATAATGAAGGTAGATTCATAGTGAGGTTACCCTTTGCAACGGAAAATCCGAAATGTCAGTATGGCAATACAGAAGAGAGGGCGATAAAAAGGTTAGAATATTTAGAGAGAAAACTATCGAAAGATTTAAAGTTGAGAGAAGAATATAATAAGGTTATGAGTGAGTACTTGAGTATGAATCATATGAGATTGGTTTCTGAGAGTGAATTACAGAATCCTAAAGCTGTCTATCTTCCTCACCATGGTGTGGTGAGAGAAGATTAA